The DNA segment ataacgtaataaaagtttttaattaagagATTGGCGTAAATTAGCACGTACTCTGTCcgtgtatcataaaaaaaatggacaGTTAAatctttatatacatattttagaaTTCTAGACCGGACAATATGTAGTGAAATTTGGAAATTTAGATTAACATTTGCATGAATTTAAAGGCCACTCCTATCTTATCGGAAATCCGGTCGCGTTTGGATGTTTGAAGTGAGAATGCATCGCGTCTGATGGCTTGTGAACCCATTAGTAGAACTTCGAATGGCGGTCGTGTCCCATACTCGTGTATGGCGACGGTCGGCGACGCTTGCTTACGTACTTTCTCCGTTGTATATATATGAACAGTCGTGCACGTGCCAGTTAACACACTTTTTTAGTCGCGTTAGCTTCACATGAGGTTGTGGATGTCAGGAAGCGATCGCATAGGTATAATGAAACCTTGAAAAACAGTACGGATGAAAGTATGCCCCGGTACAATGTGCAATATTTTGGTATTATAGCTTGGAATTTCTACAAATAACACCTGCTCGTAATCGTTGCGACAGAAGGTTTGCGTGCGCGATATAGAACCGGTTTGTAGCGCTAGCGTTACCCGGTGGGTCGAGCTCGAGTCTCGCTGTTCAGTTGACGCCAATTTCTCACTCACACTTATCCAAGATCGTTGTTCTAGTcacctcgtttttttttaaaattctgcCTGACGGATAACGATTCTCCAAATAGTCGCCGAATATACTACATTGAATATGCATATacctattataaattatttccacaaaatattaaaatacaaaatcctCGTTCGTGATGTTACATCAACAcattattttaacatatttagttgaatttttgGCAACTAAATATGTTCAATACCTTTTAGtcaaacaattaattaaataaatttaaaaacttgttTTTAAACGATCTATCAAAATTGTTAATAGGTATCGAGAACAATCTTAATTGGCCCCTTAAAAATTGAGTTTTATGTTTTTCAATATACCACAAAATCATCAAACACATTAAGATCAATCTACAACATTCCGTTCATAAAACGATGGTTACAAAGGATGAACTTGTAACCTAGTAAAATTGACGCTATTAATACCATTTATCATATGACGCCGATCTGGATGCAGGTCTTAAATAGATTTATAGGAACATTATTAAAGTTCTGGACTTTCTATATTAAAAATGTCTATGTCGAAACGACTATCACTAGTAGTTGTACATATAGATTTAACTATCTCTATCATTCATTTTATCACGAGTGATACTGCCAAGGCTATTTATTCTACATAACTCAAACGTTAACCTGTATTCATCACAAGCTATTTTCAATTGTACCGCTACAAAGACTTGGGTTTTATCTAtcactaaaattaattaagaacTGAATATTTCTTTTTAGACAGAATAATTGTTAAtctaaatttattaaactaaatttacgcttaaataataagttttgctcgcgactattattattttacacgaCACCATTACTATTTTATGTAGCCAAAAGTAATCTCAACAGTATCTATTCTTCTTCGACAACCACGTTATTTATATCATAAAATGTTGGATGCAAAAATGAGATCGATAGGTGACAATGGCGTAATTTCTGACAAGAAAATACAGAAAAGCtgtgttgaaaatattttgttattcattTTCATTGTACACTGTTGTGTATTTTGTTCGAAATCAACCGGCAACGCAGGATTTACGGTTATGAGAGGGGCGGGTGTCAGCTACAGCGTTACATTCTGGGTACAAAATATGAATTAACGAGTATTGTAGAAGTATTCAGGGTTAGTTTAGAGCACTAACAGTGTCCATTTTTCGTAAATATAGTCATTTGTTATCTTTGATTCGGCAATAGTCACCTTAGTccatttataatttagttttaaactgAGAGTTCGTACTGTTTTGTATGATGAATTTGAGTATGTAACTCACGTCCGACATTCACCGTCCAAGTTGGAATATTATCAACTCTGCGATTTGATAGACTGACTTGAGAACGAAGTGGTTGGCGTACCTGTTTGCTGGggtgagggtcgtgggttcaattCCTACATCGAGCAAAAATTCGTGTGATGAAGGGGTGTTTGTTTcctctttgtctggatgtttaaAATCTATATGTGTATTCGTTTAAATGTATCtataatacatatgtacatttgTCAATCTCTGTTTCCCAAAGTACAGCATCCTAGCATGGGATCAGATTCTGATGATCGTGTTTAATTTGCCCCTAATTATtgattgttaaatttattttttacagggaactgtttttttttcttgaaaatcAGGTGTAACTGATAGCGTGTAGCTTTTATTGTaatgataaatttattatttcagatTCTCGGCATACTATGTATGGGGTTAGGCTCTCCGTGGTACTCGACGTGGTTCGTCTTCGTCGCAGTCACCAGCTTCATCACAACCCTCATGTGGAGTTTCGTATACTTACTCAGCATCAGGGAGGCTCTTAAGCTGCCCATTAATTGGGTTCTTTCTGTGAGTTGAcagttatgtattatattttctttaacgATTAATTAGGactaaattattaaatagtacctatgcttttttttaacccCAACATTGTTTTCGGATATTCGTTCGACTTCCACAAGTTGTTGATTTGTTTCCAACTCGACTTCGGCATTCAATTTGCAACGTCTGTACCCGCAGCTTATCTGCTTATGTActccaaataaataatttattttattgaaaacaattcAACTGATAtgtcattattaaaataactgaaACTTTTCATTGATATTTCTCGATGTATGCATGAGCTCACGATCCATCTAGTGCCAAATGTTTACTTTCGACACCTTCAAACATGAGGTCTCAATTGAATAGTATAGCGGCTGTCCCACgtttcaaactggaatgcaaaTACGTAAGGTAGtcacgcaaatttataatttctgcAGGTTTCATGTTCttccaatattaaaaaaaatatccaatatttaaaaaaaaaagacatgcccgctgagtttcttgccagttcttctcaggacggaggctagtttttgtaaaTTGGCGGTAGTTATTTTGACGTTTGTAGTtatatgtactttcatttatgttgaataaaaattttttttgatttcattcgattttattttaagtctttttttgcttagatgggtggacgagctcacagcccacctggtgttagataGTTACTGGAtcctatagatatctacaacgtaaatgcgtcacctaccttgacatataagttctaaggtctcaagtatagttacaacggctgccccacccttcaaaccgaaacgcattactgcttcacggcagaaataggcagtctATTTATAAGGTATATTGtaagaatatatttattataaattttaaggattttatttaattaacgcGGTTTTTATTCCCCAGGAATTAATTAGTACAGCACTGGAGACAGTAATGTATCTGTTGGCGTTCATAGTTCTGTTTGCTGCGACGGGAACTTATTATGGACCAAGATACGGAAGCAATGTTGCAGCTGCCGTAAGTTGATATACTCGTAATTAATATCAGTAAATAATTacagaattatatttttatttagagattataagtttttttagaTCATTACCAtaacataatttaaacaaatagcCTAAATTCCCATGAGTAAACGAATAGTTATCAATTATCATTAcagtaattaattacttatGTCATGTAGTTTAGTGAATTTATATATGGCATTCGTCTGTTCAATTACTGAAAAGTATACTCCAGTGTGTTTAAAATTGACGTTTAAGTTATCAAGTTAGTGTTGGCCCAATGATCGAAATTTTACTATAATCACTGTTACCTTAATATCTGGATTCATATTCAGTTTTGTTTTgctattgaaatttttaaaaagaaaacgcTGCTATTTCTATTACTGtttttaaccaaaaaaaaagtcccTTAACCCACATGCTGTAGCTGTTTTGCTGTAATGTAtgtttttatagatttaataaagaaaacaatttacatttttGTTAATATACTGTGTTATTAAGAGATTAATTATTAGAAAGTACGATATATTTACAAAGCATTGTGTTGactaattatgtaattttcaGGTTTTCGGTATCTTTAACACCATCGCATACGGAGCCAGTTCGTTTCTGCTGTTTAGAGAACACAGGGCCTCCTCCACGGCGACACAAGCAGCGTGAAGAACATTTATAGCGTCTAGTTACGTTTTATTTCACACAAAGaacgttaaattttaaaagCAAAACTTAAACTGCAAATGTAATTACAAATTTCAATTATCgaaatatagtttattaaatCATCACACGTTCAATTGAAATACTGATATTTTTCGTAGGTAATTAATTGATGCACTCTTACACATTTCCTTGTCACTACATAATGTAAAACaatgtcgctttctctgtccctatatctgtctgtccctatgtatgcttaaatctttaaaactacgctacggattttgatgcggttttttttaatagataagagtgattgaagaggaaggtttatatctataactagcgacccgccctcgcttcgcttcggaaacattaaattttattattgataggcgagtcccgccatgttgcgcgcggtacgacaataactgcgggtgacgccgcggggcaaagctagtcttaAAAAAGTAGCTAGTAGTACTCCTCATaccatcagctacctgtcaaaatcggtccagccgttccagagattagccggacaaacagacagacagacaaaaattgtaaaaaatgttattttggtgtatatatattcatatgcatgtagtaaaaagcggttatttcaatattacaaatagacactccaattttatttatatgtttagataacatccattaaatggtggaaaaatcaataataaattacagtttccgaagcgaagcgagggcgggtcgctagtacttttataaatttagtttaaaagaGGCCTAGAGCATCGAGGTACCTGAAAAATATTGTTCGCATTCGTTTCGCTTTCAACTCCGGTTAAGACATACATCGTTAATGTTAATAACACAATCGTTCCAGTTCACGAAATTGACTTTGATCACGTCAGTTTTCAACAttagtaatatttaattgtttgtgGTTATTTCCTAAATGCCTACTACTACTATAACAtcaggtttttttaatttttttactgattaagtggacggacgagctcacagcccacctggtgttaagtggttactggagcccatagacatctacaacgtaaatgcgccaccaaccttgagatataagttctaaggtctcaagtatagttacaacggctgccccacccttcaaaccgaaacgcattactgcttcacagcagaaacaggcggggtggtggtacctacccgcgcggactcacaagaggtcctaccaccagtaatgatacAATAAAGGTATAATGTGTGAAGGAACGGGAGTCGTGTATTTAGAGTATAATGTATGAGTGCACTTTGACGTAGTTTTAAATAACAATCTTGACTATTTCACGTGCCTTATTAATGTGTCGTTTAAGTAACATCAATAAGTTGATGCCCACTCGTTGTTCTTTCTGCTGTTATCGACATTGGATTGCACAATGCCAGGGctaatttgaataattaaaagcttgtttttaaaatgtttgataACGAAACGATAATGAAGAATATTTTCGTGTTTTATCTATCACATTTcgcattatttattgttattttgtatttttatatatctaaGCGAACACGTTTTTGCAATTTAAATATGTGAATACTATTAATTACTATCAGCACCGTATTTGGGTACggacgattaaaaaaaattcttcgtacattttttttgtaatttgcactaattttaaatttattttctgttcgTGAATAAGACGTTCATGGCCAtatataatgtaattataaataattaaaatgtttaaaaattaaaagaaaattctaAACAGTACATTTTTGATCGTATATAATCTGTAATAATGCTAGTTTGTGTAGGATTTCAAGTTCTGTTTATGCATAGAACGTTTCAATATAAGTTGTTAGCTAGAAAGTGGGCATTTATGATGATGTTAGGCAAGTTTTTTTATAGAATTGACACGAGGTTCACCTTCAGTAAGGACCACGCACAAATGATCTTAAATGGGTATGACGACTGATGTCGAATCATTTGTATCGATTTTAAATGTCTGTTTTGTAGCACACACCAATAACGTTGTACTtcgaagtttgtttgtttgactaTATACATCTAGTAAATACGAGATATTTGGTTAAATTTTACCTTTTGAAATTTTACGAGTTTACATTTGTGACACATGAGCCtatataatactttttatattttattcaataagGTGTATGGTGAAATGTTAATAGAaatgaatgttttgttttattgtggtTCTTTTCGATTTTGTTAGACTAgtctatttaaaaaatgtaaaatgattTTACTGAACAACATAAATATGTAGTAGTGCTTTTTATCAGTAGTAACTTTAATATTTGATTGGATTCCAAATTTGAAGGGAA comes from the Bombyx mori chromosome 10, ASM3026992v2 genome and includes:
- the LOC101742095 gene encoding uncharacterized protein LOC101742095, yielding MMAPETVVTVDHNKPAAAPPPQGGALDWIKINVDYFKTPPGLLKIIQLILGILCMGLGSPWYSTWFVFVAVTSFITTLMWSFVYLLSIREALKLPINWVLSELISTALETVMYLLAFIVLFAATGTYYGPRYGSNVAAAVFGIFNTIAYGASSFLLFREHRASSTATQAA